A region from the Alnus glutinosa chromosome 5, dhAlnGlut1.1, whole genome shotgun sequence genome encodes:
- the LOC133869364 gene encoding germin-like protein subfamily 1 member 13, producing the protein MSTKGVHFVVIVALLSLSSSLVSAYDPSPLQDICVAIDDPKSAVFVNGKFCKDLEDSKAEDFFFSGLQNPGNTDNPAGSNVTTVNVEKIPGLNALGISLARIDFAPYGENPPHTHPRGTEILVVIEGTLLVGFVTSNPENRLFTKVLKKGDVFVFPIGLIHFQFNVGHTNAIAISGLSSQNAGVITIADTVFGSNPPINPDVLSKAFQLDKNIVEYLQKKF; encoded by the exons ATGTCGACGAAAGGAGTCCATTTCGTTGTAATTGTGGCTCTCTTGTCACTCTCATCTTCCCTTGTCTCTGCCTACGATCCCAGCCCTCTTCAGGACATCTGTGTAGCAATCGATGACCCCAAGTCAGCTg TGTTCGTGAATGGGAAATTCTGCAAGGATTTGGAAGATTCCAAGGCTGAAGATTTCTTCTTTTCAGGGCTTCAAAATCCTGGAAATACAGACAATCCAGCTGGGTCGAATGTTACCACTGTGAATGTGGAAAAAATACCAGGCCTCAACGCTCTAGGCATATCTTTGGCTCGCATTGACTTTGCACCATATGGCGAAAATCCTCCCCACACTCACCCTCGTGGCACTGAGATTCTTGTAGTCATAGAAGGTACTCTGTTAGTTGGTTTTGTCACATCCAACCCCGAAAACCGCCTTTTCACCAAAGTTCTAAAAAAGGGAGATGtctttgtgtttccaattggtCTCATTCACTTCCAATTCAACGTGGGACACACCAATGCTATAGCCATTTCTGGTCTTAGCAGCCAAAATGCAGGTGTCATCACGATAGCAGACACCGTTTTCGGATCTAATCCTCCTATCAATCCTGATGTTCTCAGCAAGGCCTTCCAACTTGACAAGAATATTGTTGAATATCTTCAAAAGAAGTTCTAA